A part of Oceanivirga salmonicida genomic DNA contains:
- a CDS encoding sugar ABC transporter substrate-binding protein — MKKKLSYLVLAALSLVGLVSCGSKEEAAKTEITVQVEPSWKPYYEEVIKKVMESHPNAEIKIKEAGSFDQLDLIDSTDVTNPDIADVFAFPLDRLTGLAQKGALAGFDAKALADKVGGFGDYDNGLGGQLKLNDEYLGFPLNIETLVTFVNTANAKANGIDFSKPVDISNAKVNEVLIPLFNAWWGVAVTNGADIELLGMKDGKFYSDLTKNYEDLTDSQRKAIDGLYEYWKINADAKTSIFDNKAAYGYMDEQFKVGNKGSIKVSGPWDVPNFMKQTNEGKDLEILPLSQITLNGQALKHWKGGWALGINARIEEDKAKLELAQDLIAEIMNRDNAVKFFEVTGKIMPHVTKEVFENSELSDINKKVVASVISSYNESVARPLFIEWGKVWQTWENGILSWNTAKPKNAQEAYKELSASFKAMMENIENK, encoded by the coding sequence ATGAAAAAGAAATTGAGTTATTTAGTATTAGCAGCATTGTCATTAGTAGGTTTAGTTTCATGTGGTTCAAAAGAAGAAGCAGCAAAGACTGAAATTACAGTACAAGTAGAACCAAGTTGGAAACCATACTATGAAGAAGTTATTAAAAAGGTTATGGAAAGTCATCCTAATGCAGAAATCAAAATAAAAGAAGCAGGGTCATTCGATCAATTAGATTTAATAGATTCAACTGATGTAACAAATCCTGATATAGCAGATGTATTTGCATTCCCATTAGATAGATTAACTGGATTAGCTCAAAAGGGAGCATTGGCTGGTTTTGATGCTAAGGCATTAGCAGATAAAGTTGGTGGATTTGGAGATTACGATAATGGTTTAGGTGGACAATTAAAACTTAATGATGAGTATTTAGGATTCCCTTTAAATATTGAAACATTAGTAACATTTGTAAATACAGCAAATGCAAAGGCCAATGGAATAGATTTTTCTAAACCAGTAGATATATCAAATGCAAAAGTTAATGAAGTATTAATTCCATTATTTAATGCTTGGTGGGGTGTAGCTGTAACTAATGGTGCTGATATAGAATTATTAGGTATGAAAGATGGTAAATTTTATTCAGATTTAACTAAGAACTATGAAGATTTAACTGACTCGCAAAGAAAAGCAATAGATGGATTGTATGAATATTGGAAAATAAATGCAGATGCAAAAACAAGTATATTTGATAATAAAGCGGCTTATGGATACATGGATGAACAATTTAAAGTTGGAAATAAAGGATCTATAAAAGTATCAGGACCATGGGATGTACCTAATTTTATGAAACAAACTAATGAAGGAAAAGATTTAGAAATCTTACCATTAAGTCAAATCACTTTAAACGGACAAGCATTAAAACACTGGAAAGGTGGTTGGGCATTAGGAATAAATGCTAGAATAGAAGAAGACAAAGCAAAACTTGAATTAGCACAAGACTTAATTGCAGAAATAATGAATAGAGATAATGCGGTTAAATTCTTTGAAGTAACTGGTAAAATAATGCCACATGTAACTAAAGAAGTTTTTGAAAATTCTGAATTAAGCGACATAAATAAAAAAGTTGTTGCCTCAGTAATTTCTTCATATAATGAATCAGTTGCAAGACCATTATTTATTGAATGGGGTAAAGTATGGCAAACTTGGGAAAATGGTATACTATCATGGAATACAGCAAAACCTAAAAATGCACAAGAAGCTTATAAAGAATTAAGTGCTTCATTTAAGGCAATGATGG